The Ruminococcaceae bacterium BL-4 region AAAGCTTGGCTATTTTGCCGACGAGGGTTTGGACGTTGAGATCGAACAGCCTCCGGAAGATGGTGCGGTCTCTTTAGTCGGCTCCGGAAAAGCACAGTTCGGTGTAGGATTTCAGGATTCCGATATTGCCCCTGCTTTAACAGCGGACACTCCCGTCCCAATTACAGCCGTTGCTGCGCTGATTCAGCATAATACCAGTGGGATTATTTCTCTAAAAAGTAAGGGGATTACTTCTCCAAAAGAGATGGAAGGCCATACTTATGCTACTTGGGATACCCCAGTAGAAAAAGCCATGGTCAATTACATCATTCAAAAAGACGGAGGCGATGCAACAAAGCTCAAGATGGTTCCTTGTGGAAACAGTTTTGACGCTGTTGCAGCCATTCAGTCCAATGTTGATACTGCATGGGTTTATTATGCTTGGGATGGCCTTTCTGCTAAAGTGCAAGGAGTCGAAACAAACTATTTTGCATTTAAAGATATTGACCCGATATTTGATTGTTATACCCCGGTTTTAATTGCCAACAATGACTTTCTTAAAAAAGAGCCCGAAACAGCAAAGAAATTTCTCTCTGCCGTACAAAAAGGGTATCAATATGCAATCGATCATCCTGATGATGCTGCAGAAATTTTGATGGATGCAGCACCGGAGCTTCGCAGCAATGAATCTTTAGTAAAAGAGAGCCAAGAATGGCTTGCTTCAAAATATCAAGATGACGCCCCCCAATGGGGAATCATTGATGCTTCCCGTTGGAACGCTTTTTATAAATGGCTCTATGATAATCAGCTAATCAAAAAAGAAATTCCTGCTGGAGAAGGCTTCTCCAATGACTATCTGCCAAATGAAAAATGAGGGAATCATTTCTTTTAAAAGCGGAAAATCTCTCACAGGAATTTTCCGGCACAACGATTTTGAAAGATGTAAATCTCTATCTGGCAGAAGGTGAACTTATCTGCCTGCTTGGTGTTTCCGGTGCTGGAAAGACCACTCTGTTTAATATTTTATCCGGTCTTCAAATGCCCAAAAGCGGTCATGTCTTTCTGCACGAAAAAGAGATCACGGGAAAAGCCGGCCATCTTGCTTATATGCTGCAGAAAGATCTGCTTCTTCCTTATCGCACGGTGCTTGATAATGCAGCACTGCCTCTTTTAATCCGCGGCGAAACAAAAACACAAGCCAGAGAAAAAGCAGCCGCATTTTTTTCGGAGTTCGGAATTTCCGGTACGGAAAACAAATGGCCCTCTCAACTTTCAGGCGGGATGCGGCAGCGGGTTGCCCTCTTAAGGACCTATCTTTCAAATGATGGCGCTGCCCTCTTAGATGAGCCATTTTCAGCTTTAGATACGATTACCAAAAGTGCCATTCATCACTGGTATCTGAATGTGATGGAAAAGATCAAACTTTCCACCCTCTTTATCACCCATGATATTAATGAAGCCATCCTTCTTTCTGACCGTATTTATATTCTCTCTGGCACTCCATCCACCATTACCGCCGAAATAAAAATTGCTGAGCCACGGCCACGTTCCAATGATTTTTCACTGAGTTCTGCCTTTCTAGATTACAAAAAACAAATTTTGTCATTGCTAAAGCTCAACGGAGCATCATAAAAAGGAAGCCGATAGAATAGTCATTCTGTCGGCTTCCTTTTTATCTATTATTATTGCAGATTCATTCCGTGCCTTCGCACTGCTTTGGTAATCCCGCCAATCTCATCCTGCAAAAACAAAAACGCTTCATTCGGAGAACTACTTCTGATTGCCTGCCCCACTGCTCTTTTTAGCGGTTCGGACAAAGTTTCCTCATAGAGCATGCAGCCTCTTTCCAAAAGGCCACCCGATGTTGCATGATGTTTGATGTTTAAAATCAGTTTTTCTCTTGATTCCAGCTGTACATTCAATAAATTCATCTCATAAGACAAGTGATTGATTTGTTCAGCTTCTTCCAATGAAATCGAAAGCTCCTGTTTTGCTGTATATTGGCTAAGTCCGGAAAACCATGCGTTCTCCATCGAATCGAGAAAATAACGCGCCCAATTTGGTAAACCATCTTCTCCACACGGATAGACAGACTTCGGTGCATTCGCTTCTCTTTTACGATGATAGAACCGCACAGCAGAACCAATTTTCTGGGTGGAAATCTGCTGTCCACATGCCTGTGCCGCATCACAGATATCCATAGCCGCATTACTCCAAAGATGACTGCTGATCTTAACTGCCAAAAGTGAAATAACATCGTGGTCATTGAGGAAAAAGACTTCTCCGGTTTTGGAAAGCAGGGTCTGCACTCTCTGCCGAAAATCTTCCCCTGCATTCTGAGAAAGAGAGACGAAACTTGCGCCCAAAGCACCTGCTTCCACACCGGCGATGGGCTCCGCCATGCTAGGCATTATCTTTGCAGCAGAAATTGGAAGCTCTAACTTTTTAGAAAACCAGTCTGCAGAAAGTCCCGGAATCGCAGAAACAATTTCCGGCAAAGGTAATCTCTGCTTTGACCGCTCTTTGCAATACGGAAAAATAGTATTCTCCGCAATTTTCTTTGCTTGATCCGGTGGAGGAGAAAAAATAATCATCTGCGGTTGAAATTGTTTCAAAACCTCGCGGCCGTTTCCTGCACTTAAAGGAAAAGGAAGTTCCTTTTCGCGCTGTTCCAGATTTTCAAAGCTGCCTTTTACTGCACGCACCTCTTTCGAGAGGTCTGAAGTCAATAATTGATATCCGGGGATCAGATAATCTCCACCAAGAAATCCCGCCCCTATAATAACGATCTTCATTTTTACAGATCCGGAATGGTCTCTTTTAGACTCTTCATCGCAAGGAGTGTCTTTGAGATCAATTCATCCATTGTCCAACCCAGCATTTCGGCACCTTTTCGAATGACATCCCGAGAACAGCCGGCTGCAAACTTTACATCTTTAAACTTTTTCTTGACGGATTTCGGTTCCATATCCATAATGCTGCGGCTGGGTCTTACAAGAGCAACCGCACCGATCAAACCTGTCAGCTCATCGACCGCATAAAGTACCTTTTCCATCATCAATTTAGGTTCAATATCCACACGGATTCCCCATCCATGACTCGCCGTTGCACGAATCAATTCCGGATCCAGATCCAATTCTTTCATGAGTTCCTGACTTTTTACGCAATGTTCTTCCGGCCAGCGCTCAAAATCCAGATCATGGAGCATCCCCACAGCACGCCAAAAATCCACTCGCTCAGGATCATATTCCTTTGCAAAATATCCCATGACTCCCGAAACGATTTCTCCATGCCGCAAATGGAACGCATCTTGATTGTACTTTTCCAAAATCTTTCTGGCCTCATCAACCGTTGGTACATAAGACATAAAAGTCCCTCCTAATTTAATCCATCAATTGCCCATTTCAAACGATCCATCGCTATTTCCAGAATGGAACGAGGACAAGCAATGTTCATTCTCTGAAAGCCCTCTCCGCCCTGTCCGAAGATTGGACCATCATCTAACCACAACCGTGCTTTCTTTGTAATAAAATCATCCAATTCAGACGGCGAAAGCTTCAATGCACGAAAATCAAGCCAAAGTAAATAAGTTCCTTCCGGCTCAATGAGATGGATCTGCGGCAGCTTTTCGGCAAGATATTTCCGCACAAAATCAAGGTTTTCTTTAAGATAGGAAGACAACTCTTTGAGCCACAGGTCTCCATACCGATAAGCAGCCTCACAGGCGACTGTGCCCAACTGATTTGGCCCCACATAGCCTGTCTTTTTGATTTCTTGGTCGAGCTTTTTCCTCAAGGACTCATTCGGAACGAACAGATTGCTCACCTGCAGCCCTGCAAGATTAAAGGTTTTACTCGGCGCCGTACAAAGAATACAATTCTGTGCAAAAGTTTCACTCAACGACGGAAACATCATATGAGAAAATCCTGGATAAGTAAAATCGCAGTGAATCTCATCTGATACGACTAATACCTGATGTGCAAGGCAGATCTGCCCTATCCGCATTAATTCTTCCCTTTTCCAGACACGTCCAATCGGATTATGTGGACTGCAGAGAAGAAAAAGCTTTACATGATTTTTTACAATTTTCTCTTCAAAATCTTTAAAATCAATCTCATAATGCCCGTTATGAAGGCACAATTCATTGATAACAAGTTTTCTACCGTTATTGACAACAACTTTTCCAAACGGGTAGTAAACAGGCTGCTGAATCAAAACAGAATCCCCAGGTTCAGTAAATGCTCTTACCGAAGCAGAAAGTCCAAATACAACGCCCGGCGAAAAGACAAGCCACTCCGCTTTTGGGAAAAATCCATGATGCTTGAGAAACCAGTTGGAAACTGCTTCCATATAAAGCTCTTTTGGCTGTGTATAACCAAAAATACCATAATCACAAGCTTTATGCAGTGCTTCCCGAACTTCCGGAGGTGAAGGAAAATCCATATCTGCCACCCACATTGGAAGTATATCCTGCGGTTTTCCCAATTCCCTGGTAAAATCGTATTTAATGGAATTGCTTCCTCTCCGGTCAACCACTTGGTCAAAATGGTAATTCATAAACAATTACTCCCTTTTCATTTTTGGGATTATTCCTTAACAATTCTTCTGTTCTTTTATATTAGCACCTGGTTTTTGATTGTCAAGAAAAGAGCCGACAATTCCATTTTTAATTGGTCTTGTCGGCTCTTAATTTCTTTATTTTAGAATATTCAGTTTGATTCCATTTTCATCGGCCGTCAAAGAAACTCCAGTTAATGTTATATCACCGGAATCAATGATTGCTGTTGCTAAACGGTCTTCCACTTCTTTGCGAATCAGATTGCGCAAGTCGCGTGCACCGCTCTTTTTCCCATGAGCGTGCTCCGCAAGCCAGCGAGTCGCTTTTTCATCATAGGTGAAAATGGTCCCACGTTCCTTGAGTGTTCCAACATATTCATTCAGCATTAAGGCAGCAATTTTTTGGAAATCATCTACACTCAGCTGACGGAAAACAATAATCTCATCTACACGGCTCAGGAATTCCGGACGCAAAAAGTCAGAAAGTCCCTTCATTGCACGTTCGCGGGTAATCTCCTGATCGCTTCTAGCAAAGCCAAGGCTGCCCTCTTTCAAATTGCTGCCGGCGTTACTAGTCATCACAATCACAGTATTCTCAAAATTGACCGTACGGCCGTGTGCATCTGTGATACGTCCTTCATCAAGGATCTGCAGCAGAATGTTCATCACATCTGGGTGTGCTTTTTCAATTTCATCAAAAAGGAGCACGCTATAAGGACGACGACGAACCTTTTCTGTAACCTGTCCGGCCTCATCATAACCTACATATCCCGGAGGAGAACCGATAATGCGGGAAACACTGTGCTTCTCCATAAATTCGCTCATATCAAGGCGAATGAGCGTCTCCGGTGTATCAAACAGTTCCTGTGACAAAACCTTGACCAGTTCGGTCTTTCCAACGCCTGTTGGTCCAACAAAGATAAAACTTGCCGGACGGCGGCGAGGGCTCAGCTGAACTCTGCTGCGGCAAATTGCATCAGAAAGCGCCTTAACAGCTTCTTCTTGACCAATCACCTTCTGATTC contains the following coding sequences:
- a CDS encoding conserved protein of unknown function (Evidence 4 : Unknown function but conserved in other organisms); this translates as MKIVIIGAGFLGGDYLIPGYQLLTSDLSKEVRAVKGSFENLEQREKELPFPLSAGNGREVLKQFQPQMIIFSPPPDQAKKIAENTIFPYCKERSKQRLPLPEIVSAIPGLSADWFSKKLELPISAAKIMPSMAEPIAGVEAGALGASFVSLSQNAGEDFRQRVQTLLSKTGEVFFLNDHDVISLLAVKISSHLWSNAAMDICDAAQACGQQISTQKIGSAVRFYHRKREANAPKSVYPCGEDGLPNWARYFLDSMENAWFSGLSQYTAKQELSISLEEAEQINHLSYEMNLLNVQLESREKLILNIKHHATSGGLLERGCMLYEETLSEPLKRAVGQAIRSSSPNEAFLFLQDEIGGITKAVRRHGMNLQ
- a CDS encoding Nitrate ABC transporter substrate-binding protein produces the protein MKFKKFAACFLALSIPFGIAGCGSTQASSSNTAVSSQTASQTQNPEKITFVLDWTPNTNHTGIYAAQKLGYFADEGLDVEIEQPPEDGAVSLVGSGKAQFGVGFQDSDIAPALTADTPVPITAVAALIQHNTSGIISLKSKGITSPKEMEGHTYATWDTPVEKAMVNYIIQKDGGDATKLKMVPCGNSFDAVAAIQSNVDTAWVYYAWDGLSAKVQGVETNYFAFKDIDPIFDCYTPVLIANNDFLKKEPETAKKFLSAVQKGYQYAIDHPDDAAEILMDAAPELRSNESLVKESQEWLASKYQDDAPQWGIIDASRWNAFYKWLYDNQLIKKEIPAGEGFSNDYLPNEK
- the thiZ gene encoding Formylaminopyrimidine import ATP-binding protein ThiZ → MRESFLLKAENLSQEFSGTTILKDVNLYLAEGELICLLGVSGAGKTTLFNILSGLQMPKSGHVFLHEKEITGKAGHLAYMLQKDLLLPYRTVLDNAALPLLIRGETKTQAREKAAAFFSEFGISGTENKWPSQLSGGMRQRVALLRTYLSNDGAALLDEPFSALDTITKSAIHHWYLNVMEKIKLSTLFITHDINEAILLSDRIYILSGTPSTITAEIKIAEPRPRSNDFSLSSAFLDYKKQILSLLKLNGAS
- the patB gene encoding Cystathionine beta-lyase PatB — protein: MNYHFDQVVDRRGSNSIKYDFTRELGKPQDILPMWVADMDFPSPPEVREALHKACDYGIFGYTQPKELYMEAVSNWFLKHHGFFPKAEWLVFSPGVVFGLSASVRAFTEPGDSVLIQQPVYYPFGKVVVNNGRKLVINELCLHNGHYEIDFKDFEEKIVKNHVKLFLLCSPHNPIGRVWKREELMRIGQICLAHQVLVVSDEIHCDFTYPGFSHMMFPSLSETFAQNCILCTAPSKTFNLAGLQVSNLFVPNESLRKKLDQEIKKTGYVGPNQLGTVACEAAYRYGDLWLKELSSYLKENLDFVRKYLAEKLPQIHLIEPEGTYLLWLDFRALKLSPSELDDFITKKARLWLDDGPIFGQGGEGFQRMNIACPRSILEIAMDRLKWAIDGLN
- a CDS encoding Hydrolase; translation: MSYVPTVDEARKILEKYNQDAFHLRHGEIVSGVMGYFAKEYDPERVDFWRAVGMLHDLDFERWPEEHCVKSQELMKELDLDPELIRATASHGWGIRVDIEPKLMMEKVLYAVDELTGLIGAVALVRPSRSIMDMEPKSVKKKFKDVKFAAGCSRDVIRKGAEMLGWTMDELISKTLLAMKSLKETIPDL